One segment of bacterium DNA contains the following:
- the gltX gene encoding glutamate--tRNA ligase, translating into MKPRVRFAPSPTGALHIGGARTALFNWLFARHTGGTFVLRIEDTDVERSTKEFEQSILDGIRWLGMDWDEELTYQSQRMDLYKEHVQKLLDEGKAYPCTCTPEELEAKREKAMAEGRKPKYDGTCRKGPAHPGRPAAIRFKTPETGATSFHDICRGTISFENSELDDLIIQRSDATPTYNFTVVVDDVTMGMTHIIRGDDHINNTPRQVLLYQAFDYPIPEFAHLPMIYGPDKKKLSKRHGATSVIEYESMGYLPD; encoded by the coding sequence ATGAAACCCAGAGTGAGATTTGCTCCTTCGCCCACCGGCGCCCTCCACATAGGGGGGGCGCGCACCGCCCTGTTCAACTGGCTATTCGCACGCCACACCGGAGGCACATTCGTGCTGAGGATCGAAGACACGGACGTTGAGCGTTCGACCAAGGAGTTCGAGCAGTCGATACTGGACGGCATTCGCTGGCTTGGGATGGACTGGGATGAAGAGCTGACCTACCAGTCTCAGCGCATGGATCTGTACAAGGAACACGTGCAGAAGCTGCTGGACGAAGGTAAGGCGTATCCGTGCACCTGCACGCCTGAGGAGCTGGAGGCGAAGCGCGAGAAGGCGATGGCCGAAGGCCGCAAACCCAAGTACGACGGGACCTGCCGGAAAGGACCGGCGCACCCCGGGAGGCCGGCCGCGATCAGATTCAAGACGCCGGAGACAGGCGCAACCTCTTTTCACGACATCTGCAGAGGCACGATCTCCTTCGAGAACAGCGAACTGGATGACCTCATCATCCAGCGCAGCGACGCCACCCCGACGTACAACTTCACGGTGGTGGTGGACGACGTGACCATGGGCATGACTCACATAATCCGCGGGGACGACCACATCAACAACACCCCGCGCCAGGTGCTGCTCTACCAGGCGTTTGACTACCCCATCCCCGAATTCGCGCACCTCCCCATGATCTACGGCCCGGACAAAAAGAAGCTCTCCAAGCGGCACGGAGCCACCTCGGTCATCGAGTACGAGTCCATGGGATATCTGCCGGAC